The sequence below is a genomic window from Rudanella lutea DSM 19387.
TTGTACCAGGTCGAAAACACCGAGCCATTCAAACGGGTGTAACCAGGCTTGTTCTCGGAGTTCAGGCGGTTAATCATCGACGCCCCGATGGCATCCAGACCCGTAATCATGAGCGGATCGAACACGTAATTGAACGGGTCGCGGTACGGCGGGCCCGCCAGTACCGACCCGGCCGGGCCACGCTGATGGTGGTTGTACATGATCTGCGGAATCCAATCGACAAATAATTGCCGACCCATGTTCTGGGTTTCCTTCAGGTTCATGATGTAAAAATCCCGGTTGTTATCATGCCCAGCGTATTTTTCGTACAGGCGGGGCAGGTACTCCAGGCTGCGCTTTTGCGGTACAGGGTTGCGCATGTACCAGTTGGCCACCAGTTCGTGCCCGTCGGGGTTAGCGTGTACGAGCAACACAATACAATCGTTCAGAATCCGGGTTGTCTCGGGGTCTTTGCGGCTTACCAGTTGCCAGGCCGTTTCGATCAGCTGCATGGTACCAACAGTCTCGGTCGAGTGCAAACCTCCGTCAATCCAGACCACGGCTTTACCTTCGGCCGCCAGCGCGCGGGCCTGCTCGTCGGTGAGGCCTTCGGCACGGGCCAGCCGACGCGAAATGTCCTGATACCGCGCCAGATTTTTGAGGTTCTCGGGCGACGACACCACCAGCATATACTGATGGCGGCCCTCTTCGGTGAGGCCAATGTCAACCAGTTTTACCCGGTCCGACTGCGCCAGCTTTTTAAAGTAGGCCTCCGTTTGGGTGTAATTAGCCAGTTGGTAGTCATCACCGATATTGAAACCAAAGTGTTCCTTTGGCGACGGAATCGGCTGGGCAACGGCTATCGACAGGCTCAGCAACGAGCCCGCACAAAGACGTAAAAGTTTTTGGAACATACTGGGGTAATTTAGAGGGTAGGTGGGCGTTTGTGATGAAAACCGCGGACCACACCCCAAAAAAAACACATTTCCGGTTCGGTTGGGCCCTTGTTCTGAAAATATTACCCGTAATTCCCTGCTGGGCAGACCTCGATACCAACCGGCCAAAAAGTTAGCCAGGACGTGGATAATTTCGTCGGTTAATGCCCAATTTTGCCCCAATGAGTCGACGCCGATATAAAACAGGTCAGAAACAGGCCGGAGCCTCGCCCGGTACCATCACGTATGTGGGTCGCGAGGTGGCCCATGCCACTCGAATCTCGCGCATTGAGTACAACACGGCCGAGTATCACATTGATGGATCGGGGCGGTTGAGCAACTGCCGTATTCCCGCGGCCAGTACGCCGTTTGTGACCTGGATCGATGTCGACGGTATTCACCAGCCGCAGGTGATCGAGGCACTGGGGCAGCAGTTCAACCTGCACCCACTCCTGCTCGAAGACGTGGTCAATACAGAGCAGAAACCTAAAAGCGAGGCTTACGATGATGGCGTTTTGTTCGTAACGCTCAAAATGCTGCACTGCCATAACCGCATCAGCGAAATCGACGCCGAACATATCAGTTTTGTGCTCGGTCCCAATTACCTCATTTCGTTTCAGGAAGAACGGACGTCGGACATTTTCACACCGGTACTGGACCGGATCAAAGCATCGGCGGGCAAAACCCGGCGCAACGGCCCCGACTACCTCATGTACGCCCTGATGGACCTGATTGTCGACCGATATTTTGAAGTACTCGATTTTATTGGTACTCAGCTCGATAAGCTCGAAGACCGGATTGTACAGGTGCAGGTTGGGGGCAATGGCGTACAGCAACCCACCCTCACCGAGCTCTACAGCCTGAAGCGCGAACTAACCTACACCCGACGGATGGTGTGGCCCCTTCGCGACATGATCGGCGCACTTATTCGCGAAGAACACCCGCTTATTCAGCCGGGTACCCTCCCCTACCTCCGTGACCTGTACGACCACGTGACGCAGGTAATTGAAACCATTGATTCGTACCGAGAACTGATTCCGGGTCTGATGGACGTGTACCTCTCGACCATGAGCAACCGGATGAACTCGGTCATGAAAACGCTCACCATTTTCTCGGCTATTTTCATGCCCCTCACGTTCATTGCGGGTATCTACGGCATGAACTTCGAGAATATGCCCGAGCTGAAAACCACCAACGGATACTTCATTACGCTCGGGGTCATGGCCGCTACGGCCGCCGGGCTCATTATTTATTTCCGCCGTCGCGGCTGGATGTAACCCCTTTCTTGCATGAATCCCATCTGGCTTACCGATTCTCGCCAGGTCATTGCCGACCCCCAAAACACTGTTTTCTTTGCCATTCCGGGTACCCGGCACGATGGCCACCTGTATATCAACGAGCTGTACGAACGCGGAGTCCGGCAGTTTGTGGTGCAACAGGGCATGGAACGCCCCGAATGGCAGGCCCTGCCCGATGCCGAGCTAATTCGGGTGCCCAACGTACTGGGGGCGCTTCAGCAGGAAGCCGCCCGACACCGGGCTCAATTCTCGATTCCGGTGGTAGGTATTACAGGTAGCAACGGCAAAACCATTGTGAAAGAGTGGCTGGCCCAGCTCCTCGCTACCGATTTTGTGATCGCCCGTAGCCCAAAAAGCTATAATTCGCAGGTGGGCGTACCGCTTTCGGTGCATCAACTCAACGGGTCGCACACGCTCGGCATTTTTGAAGCCGGCATTTCGGCTCCTCACGAAATGGCCAACCTGGAACCGATTGTGGCCCCTACCATCGGGGTGTTTACCAATATCGGAACTGCCCACGATGAAGGATTTCGGAGCCGTAAGCAAAAAGTCGCTGAGAAACTGAGGCTCTTTACCCACGCCCCATGCCTCATTTACCGGAAAGACTATTCCGACATCGACGAGGAGATCCGGCTGTTGCTCAAAGCTGTCAACCCGGCTATTCGGCTCGTGAGCTGGTCGACCACCGATCAGACAGCCGACTTTACGGCTGGGGTGAGCGGCAGTGCGCTCCTGCTTTCTCGCTCCGACGGCACAAGGTGGCACCTTCAGCTCCCCTTTACCGACCCGGCTTCGGTCGAAAACCTCATTCACTGCCTGCTCGTGCTTCTGGAACTGGGCCTGACCAACGAGGTCGGGCTACAAACACGGCTCAATCGGCTCCGGCCCGTGTCTATGCGACTCGAACTGAAAGAAGGTATCCATAATAGTGTGCTCATCGACGACTCGTACAACAACGACGTAGCCGGTTTGCAGCTTGCTCTTAACTTTTTGAATCAGCAACGTACGCGCCCCCGGCAGGTGATTATTTTGTCGGATGTGCTGCAATCAGGTCAACCCGAAGCCGACCTCTACACCCAAATCGGACAACTCATTACCGAACAGCATCCAGACCTGTTTGTGGGCATTGGCCCGGTTATGAACCAACAAAGAAGCCATTTTCCGGCTGGGAGCGCTTTTTACCCCGACACCGAGTCGTTTTTGGCTCAGTTACCCGCCGAGCTTTTCCGCGATGCCGTGGTGCTGGTCAAAGGAGCCCGGTCGTTCACCTTTGAGCGGATTATCAATCGGCTACAGCGCAAGGTACACGGCACGGTACTGCACATCAACCTCGATGCCCTCACCCATAACCTCAATTACTACCGCGCCAAGGTTAGCCGGAGCGCCGGACCGTCTCAAACCAAAATCATGGTGATGGTGAAGGCCTTTGCGTACGGCAGCGGCAGCGTTGAGGTGGCCCAACTGCTCCAGTTCAACCGGGTCGATTATCTGGCCGTTGCGTATGCGGACGAAGGAGTACAACTCCGGCAAAATGGCGTCGATTTACCCATTATGGTCATGAACCCGGCTCCCGAAACCTTCGCCACCCTGCTCGACCATCGGCTCGAACCCGAAATATATAGCCTTCGACTCTTGCGTGAATGGTGCGATTTTGTGCAAACCCGGCCCCATCTGAACCCCGATGAATCGGTACGGCTACACCTCAAAATTGATACGGGTATGCACCGGCTTGGTTTTTTGCCCGACGATTTACCCGCTGTTATCGCGTTGCTCAACGAACACCCCAATCTGCGGGTATCTACCGTTTTTAGCCATTTGGTCGGGGCTGACGAAGCCCAGTTCAACGCCTTCTCGCAGGAACAGTACATGCGCTTTGTGCAAGCCACTACCCAGCTCGAAGCAGGCCTGGGGTACCTGCCTACGCGGCACCTGCTCAACTCGGCCGGGATTGTACGGTTTCCCGAGTTTCAGCTCGATATGGTACGGCTGGGCATTGGCCTGTACGGTGTCGAAAGCAGTCAGATTGAACCGGGGCGCGTATTGCCCGTCGGAACGCTCCGCACTGTCATTAGCCAGATTAAAACCGTACCGGCGGGCGACACCGTTGGCTACAGCCGCCGGGGCGTACTTGACCACGACGCCCGCATTGCTACGCTTGCCATCGGATACGCCGACGGTTACGACCGGCGCTTTGGCAATGGCGTGGGTAAAATCTGGGTCAACGGGACCCTCTGCCCCACCGTCGGGAACATCTGCATGGACATGACGATGATTGATGTAACAGGGGCTTCGGTATCAGAAGGGGACGAGGTCGAAATCTTCGGCCCAAACGTTTCGGTTAAACAATTGGCCCATCAGATAGGTACAATCCCCTACGAACTTCTCACCAACGTAAGCGACCGGGTAAAGCGGGTTTTTTACAAAGAGTGACAAATGCATCCCACTCAAACGTCTCATTTTCAGAAAGTTAAATGCTTTCAATTATTAATAATGAATTAAAATTATAAGGTGAGACTTTGTTCATACGTAAAATTTTGATTAAGTTGTGATCCAATTCTTAATCCTATTTTTTTATGAACAAACTAACTTCTCTTGGAAAGCGGGCGGCAACCGTTCTGCTGAGCAGTGCTCTGCTGTACAGTTGCCAGCCCCAGATTGAATTAACGCCAACAACAACCGGTCAGGCCCGGGTTGCCGAACGGGGCAACTTTGTCCCTGGCGAGGTGTTGGTGAAGTTTAAAGATGGCGTCGTATCGGAAAAAGTTCTCAAAGCCCTTAGCAAACAGAAGTACAGCAAAGCCGAGAAAATTCTGACCAAAATGATGGAAGACAAAGGCGACAAAGAAGGAGTTACGCTCCTTTCGACGTCGCTGGATGTGTTTGAGGCCATCAACGAGCTAAAAGGCATGCCGGAAGTTGAGTATGCCGAGCCAAACTACATTTACACGCTGGATGCCACCTCCAACGATTCGTATTTCACCAGCGGACAACTTTGGGGCATGTACGGCGCATCGACCTCACCCGCTAATCAGTTTGGCAGCGGGGCCGCCGTGGCCTGGAACGCCAATAAACTCGGTTCGAGCAGCGTGATCGTCGGTATTATCGACGAAGGGTACATGCGGACGCATACCGACCTGTCGGCCAACAGCTGGGTAAACCCTTACGAAACGAGCAATGGCATCGACGACGATGGAAATGGCTACGTAGACGATCTGTACGGCTGGGACTTTGCATCGAACAATGCCTCGATTTACGACGGCCCGTCTGACGATCATGGTACGCACGTAGCGGGCACTATTGGCGCACGGGGCGGCAACGGCACCGGCGTGGCTGGTGTGTGCTGGAACGTAAAGATGATTGGTCTGAAGTTTTTGGGCAGTAGCGGAGGCAGCACCGCCAATGCCATCAAAGCCATTGATTACCTGACCGACCTGAAACGGCGTCATGGACTCAACATTGTAGCCAGCAATAACTCATGGGGTGGTGGCGGCTACTCGCAGGCACTGCGCGACGCCATTGAGCGCGCCAATGCAGCGGGAATTCTGTTTGTGGCTGCCGCTGGGAATGGGGGCTCCGATGGGGTTGGCGATAACAATGACGCCGTGGCTAACTACCCCTCAAATTACAACAACACCAACGTGATTGCGGTAGCGGCCATTACCTCGTCGGGGGCTCGGTCGAGCTTCTCAAACTTCGGCGCAACAACGGTCGATCTCGGGGCACCGGGTTCGGGCATCTGGTCGACGGTACCGACGTCGAGCGGTGGGTCGGGCTATGCTTCGTATAACGGAACATCGATGGCGACTCCGCACGTGACCGGAGCTGTTGCTCTGTACAAATCGCTGTACCCAACGGCTACGGCTTCACAAATTAAGTCGGCCATCCTGAACACCACCGTACCAACCGCATCTCTGTCGGGCCGGTGCGTAACGGGCGGACGCCTGAGCGTAGCCACGTTCTAACTTTCCTTTACCAACCCATATTGATCGAGGGCAGTACTTATACTGCCCTTTTTTTATAACTATCAGACAAACAATTCGATAGAAAAGTCTCTCTTAATCAACTTACCGTTTACACAATAGTATGCTTCCAGTAAACTTACCATAACATACATTTGAAACTATTACCAACAATTCACTACACACAAATGAAACGTTTCCTGTTTATGGCCGCTATCTTCGGCCTTACCCTCACCAGCTGTTCTAAGAGTGATGATCCCACACCTGCCAGCGACCCCACCACCCTAATCGCCAAAAACTGGAAAAACACCCAAACTGACCTGTTAGTCGACGGAAAAGTGGGAACTGCCCTCTATAAAGAAGGAGCTAAAGACAACCCACTGGATATGTCAAACTTCAAAATGAACCTGAACAGCAACGGCACCTTTGTGGAGAGTGACGTTGATGATCAGGGAAAACCCTATCAGGATAAGGGCACCTGGAAACTGACCGACTCCAACAAAAAGCTGCAACTCACCTACGAAGACAAGACCGTTGAGACATACGACATTACCAGTCTGACCAGCAGCGAATTACAGGTAAAAGCCGAACAGAAGCTTTCTTCGGTAAGTCAAAATGATGATTTCGGATTGGCGTTTATTGCCATTTTCCTCGGCATTACCCCGAAAGAATCGCTGGGTCTTCAGATGAAGTTCAAGCCTCAGTAATGCGCGGCTTAGCCAACAAAAAAGCGCCCTCAGTCTGGGGGCGCTTTTTTGTTGAGCAGGGGCCAGGTTATTGCTTTTTGGCCTTTACGGTCTCTACATTCTTCTTTTTTACATCCATTTCGGTCAGCGCGTTTTCCTGTTCGGTTTTGTTCAGGTCAATGTCTTTGGTCAACTGCTCGAGTTCCTTCGCATTTTCATCAAGACTACGCTGGAGCCGCTCTTTTTCGCGCTTGTTCCGCTCAATATCCCGCCCAAGCCGTTCGCCTTTCTGCACCGACCGCTGATGTGCTTTCTGAGCCTCGGCAAAGCTTTCTTCGGCAATACGCACTTCGTTATTATATAGCGCCTTAGCCGCGAAATCTTTCAGCAACGTCTCAGCAGAACTGTAGCTGGGGTCGCCGGGCCGGGCAAAATTGCCGCTGCCCAGATCAAACGACGCGAACAGGGTTGTCGACGTTTTACCTCCTTTTACCTGGCTAATCAGATTAATCGGTTCCGACGATACCGACGGAATATCGGCATTGGTCACCCGAAACACTCCTCGCGAGAGATTCAGTCGGCCGTACGACCGAAGCGCCTGTTCCCACTCACGGCTAACCGCTTTTTCGTCGATAGGTACTGTCAGAAACAAGCCCGACAACTTATTCTTCTCTATTGTCTGTTCGCCGGCGTACACCGTCTGCGCCCGGCTACTAAAGCAGGCCAACATCAGCATTGCCCAGAAACCAATCCAGTTTGTTTTCATCACGACGTGGGTTTTTGCGAGCAAAGGAAACAGGTTCAGCCGGAAAAGGCAACCCAATTTTTACCGGCTGGTTTGGGCACGGTTTGCACGGTCGAAAAAGCAGGCTAACCACAAGCAGTCTCCCGCAAACAGATATTACATCCAGTCCCAGGCGCTACGGTACCCATCGTGGGTTTGGGCATAGCTAATCAGGTCGGCGTAGAACGAATGGGTTGCCAGCGTGGCACTGTCACCGATCATGACCAGTTTCTTACGGGCTCGGGTCATGGCTACATTCATCCGCCGGATGTCGGACAGGAAACCAATTTCGCCTTTGTCGTTGCTGCGTGTGAGCGAGATATACACAATGTCGCGCTCCTGTCCCTGAAAGCTATCAATGGTGTTAACGGCAATCCGAGCACGAAGCGGAGCCAATTCGGGCGTCTGTGCCAGTTGATCGGCCAATAGATTCAACTGGGCCTTGTAGGGCGAAATCACCGCCGTCGATGGAAAATCGGCCGCTCCGTACGCCGGGCTTAACTCCTCGGCCAACAGGCCCAGATGACGGATCAGAAACGCAGCCTCTTCGGGGTTGGTCGAGCTGGTACCTTCTAGTTTTTCGTCAAAGCCGCACCCGGCGGTATCCACAAACAGAAGCGGCAAGTCACCCGTAAGCAGGCTATGCGTGGCCACCGAGCGATGGGCCTGCAATTGTCCACCATAAAATACGGCCGATGAGTACCCCATAATCCGCTCGTGCATCCGGTACTGTACATTGAGCAGCCGCACCGCTTCGGGATGCTGGGCTACTCCTTTTTCAAGCAGCGTAGTCGCCAAACCCTGCCGGGCCGCTTCCATTGATTTAATTGTCGGGGGCAGCTGGCAATGGTCGCCCGCAAGCACTACTTTTTGCGCTTTCAGAATCGGAATCCAGCACGCCGGTTCAAGGGCCTGACCGGCTTCATCGATCACGACGGTGTGGTACTTACGGTCACGAATCAGGTACTGGTTGGCCCCTACCAGTGTTGCCGTAATGACCTGCGCCTGCGCCAGCAGTTCATCGATAATATACTGCTCGATTTGGGCAACATCTTTCATGATTCGGTGGGCCTCATCAAACAACGCCTTTCGCTGCTCCCGTTCGGCCCGGCCAAAGCTGCGCTTGTATTTATGCGCCATTGCCTTGAATTCGCTTGCCTGCTTGCGGAGTTTTTTGATGTCCTTCATCATCCGGTGGTCGGCCATCTGATGATCGAGGGTCAGGCCCATTAACCGTTCCGACACCCGCGCCGGGTTGCCTACCCGCAGCACCCGAAGGCCTTCGTCATGCAGTTTTTCGCTCAACAGATCAACAGCAGCATTGCTCGGTGCCACCACCAGAATCTGTTTATGATCCTGCCCGTACAGAGCCTTGATGGCCTGCACCAGCGTGGTCGTTTTACCGGTACCGGGCGGGCCGTGCACAATAGCCAGCTCATTGGCCGCCAGAATAGTCCCGACGGCCTGCACCTGACTCTCGTTAAGCCGGGGAATGACAGGTAACGTGGGCAACGGCCGAAAGGTGGGGCTTGCGTCTCCCGTCAGAATCCGGACAAGCTGGTTCTCGCCTTTGTCGGCCAGCGAATTGGCCAGTTGCAGAGCCTCCTGCATCTGATCGTAGCTCTGATCATCAAACAGCAGTTCAACACCCAGCTTGCCATCCCGCGACCAATCGGGCAGTTCATCGGTAAGCAGGGTAATCTTGAGCCGGTTGCCGCCCTGATAGGCAATTGTCCCCTCAACCCGGTCATTTTTGGAATCGTGATTGCTGAACAGCATGGCGGGTGTACCTACCCGAAACTGATGAGCAATATCCTGGTGCGTCGTTCGCTCGACCTCGACGGTGAGGTAATCACCCCGGCCCAGCTCCGACCCCCGAATGGCGATAGGGTACCACGTCAACCCATCGGCCCGGCGCTCGGCAATCGAGGTCGATTCGGTCAGTCGGCGGTACTGTTCACGGTCTTCGTTTCGTTCGGCTTTAAGAAGCTGAAGGAGCTGTTTGAAATAATCCATGCGCAAAGATACCCGACTGGCGCAGTTGAGCAGAATAGCTATACAGAGAGAGATACGCCCATACGCTTCCCGAAAAGCAATCAAACGTGAACGCTCTGAACATAAAACCCCGAGACAAGCCCATTTGTAATGAGCTAACCTCAGGGCTTAGTACTGTTCGACCCGATTTAAACAGACCGTTTACTAAAATAAAATGACTCGGATGGAGCAATTAGGGCGACACGCGCTCGATCACCCAGGCTCCGTCGACCAACCGATACCGAATTCGGTCGTGTAGTCGGCTGGGGCGGCCCTGCCAAAACTCGATTAGGTCGGGCACTACCCGGTAGCCCCCCCAATGCGGGGGCCGGGGTACCGGCTTACCTTCAAATTGTGTTTCCAGCTCGTTTTGACGGTTTGTTAACTCGTCACGGTTTTGGATTATGGTACTCTGCCGCGACACCCAGGCACCAATCTGACTTCCCCGGGGCCGGCTCCCAAAATAAATATCTGACTCTTCGGGGGTCACTTTTTCC
It includes:
- the corA gene encoding magnesium/cobalt transporter CorA, whose translation is MSRRRYKTGQKQAGASPGTITYVGREVAHATRISRIEYNTAEYHIDGSGRLSNCRIPAASTPFVTWIDVDGIHQPQVIEALGQQFNLHPLLLEDVVNTEQKPKSEAYDDGVLFVTLKMLHCHNRISEIDAEHISFVLGPNYLISFQEERTSDIFTPVLDRIKASAGKTRRNGPDYLMYALMDLIVDRYFEVLDFIGTQLDKLEDRIVQVQVGGNGVQQPTLTELYSLKRELTYTRRMVWPLRDMIGALIREEHPLIQPGTLPYLRDLYDHVTQVIETIDSYRELIPGLMDVYLSTMSNRMNSVMKTLTIFSAIFMPLTFIAGIYGMNFENMPELKTTNGYFITLGVMAATAAGLIIYFRRRGWM
- a CDS encoding bifunctional UDP-N-acetylmuramoyl-tripeptide:D-alanyl-D-alanine ligase/alanine racemase, with translation MNPIWLTDSRQVIADPQNTVFFAIPGTRHDGHLYINELYERGVRQFVVQQGMERPEWQALPDAELIRVPNVLGALQQEAARHRAQFSIPVVGITGSNGKTIVKEWLAQLLATDFVIARSPKSYNSQVGVPLSVHQLNGSHTLGIFEAGISAPHEMANLEPIVAPTIGVFTNIGTAHDEGFRSRKQKVAEKLRLFTHAPCLIYRKDYSDIDEEIRLLLKAVNPAIRLVSWSTTDQTADFTAGVSGSALLLSRSDGTRWHLQLPFTDPASVENLIHCLLVLLELGLTNEVGLQTRLNRLRPVSMRLELKEGIHNSVLIDDSYNNDVAGLQLALNFLNQQRTRPRQVIILSDVLQSGQPEADLYTQIGQLITEQHPDLFVGIGPVMNQQRSHFPAGSAFYPDTESFLAQLPAELFRDAVVLVKGARSFTFERIINRLQRKVHGTVLHINLDALTHNLNYYRAKVSRSAGPSQTKIMVMVKAFAYGSGSVEVAQLLQFNRVDYLAVAYADEGVQLRQNGVDLPIMVMNPAPETFATLLDHRLEPEIYSLRLLREWCDFVQTRPHLNPDESVRLHLKIDTGMHRLGFLPDDLPAVIALLNEHPNLRVSTVFSHLVGADEAQFNAFSQEQYMRFVQATTQLEAGLGYLPTRHLLNSAGIVRFPEFQLDMVRLGIGLYGVESSQIEPGRVLPVGTLRTVISQIKTVPAGDTVGYSRRGVLDHDARIATLAIGYADGYDRRFGNGVGKIWVNGTLCPTVGNICMDMTMIDVTGASVSEGDEVEIFGPNVSVKQLAHQIGTIPYELLTNVSDRVKRVFYKE
- a CDS encoding S8 family peptidase, with translation MNKLTSLGKRAATVLLSSALLYSCQPQIELTPTTTGQARVAERGNFVPGEVLVKFKDGVVSEKVLKALSKQKYSKAEKILTKMMEDKGDKEGVTLLSTSLDVFEAINELKGMPEVEYAEPNYIYTLDATSNDSYFTSGQLWGMYGASTSPANQFGSGAAVAWNANKLGSSSVIVGIIDEGYMRTHTDLSANSWVNPYETSNGIDDDGNGYVDDLYGWDFASNNASIYDGPSDDHGTHVAGTIGARGGNGTGVAGVCWNVKMIGLKFLGSSGGSTANAIKAIDYLTDLKRRHGLNIVASNNSWGGGGYSQALRDAIERANAAGILFVAAAGNGGSDGVGDNNDAVANYPSNYNNTNVIAVAAITSSGARSSFSNFGATTVDLGAPGSGIWSTVPTSSGGSGYASYNGTSMATPHVTGAVALYKSLYPTATASQIKSAILNTTVPTASLSGRCVTGGRLSVATF
- a CDS encoding lipocalin family protein, which produces MKRFLFMAAIFGLTLTSCSKSDDPTPASDPTTLIAKNWKNTQTDLLVDGKVGTALYKEGAKDNPLDMSNFKMNLNSNGTFVESDVDDQGKPYQDKGTWKLTDSNKKLQLTYEDKTVETYDITSLTSSELQVKAEQKLSSVSQNDDFGLAFIAIFLGITPKESLGLQMKFKPQ
- a CDS encoding AAA domain-containing protein; translated protein: MDYFKQLLQLLKAERNEDREQYRRLTESTSIAERRADGLTWYPIAIRGSELGRGDYLTVEVERTTHQDIAHQFRVGTPAMLFSNHDSKNDRVEGTIAYQGGNRLKITLLTDELPDWSRDGKLGVELLFDDQSYDQMQEALQLANSLADKGENQLVRILTGDASPTFRPLPTLPVIPRLNESQVQAVGTILAANELAIVHGPPGTGKTTTLVQAIKALYGQDHKQILVVAPSNAAVDLLSEKLHDEGLRVLRVGNPARVSERLMGLTLDHQMADHRMMKDIKKLRKQASEFKAMAHKYKRSFGRAEREQRKALFDEAHRIMKDVAQIEQYIIDELLAQAQVITATLVGANQYLIRDRKYHTVVIDEAGQALEPACWIPILKAQKVVLAGDHCQLPPTIKSMEAARQGLATTLLEKGVAQHPEAVRLLNVQYRMHERIMGYSSAVFYGGQLQAHRSVATHSLLTGDLPLLFVDTAGCGFDEKLEGTSSTNPEEAAFLIRHLGLLAEELSPAYGAADFPSTAVISPYKAQLNLLADQLAQTPELAPLRARIAVNTIDSFQGQERDIVYISLTRSNDKGEIGFLSDIRRMNVAMTRARKKLVMIGDSATLATHSFYADLISYAQTHDGYRSAWDWM